The following are encoded in a window of Penicillium oxalicum strain HP7-1 chromosome II, whole genome shotgun sequence genomic DNA:
- a CDS encoding Transcription factor IIIB 70 kDa subunit: MSASRSGSISVAPRGPRPPVGRLASLKPPSSTPIRRPQPIGRPQPTRPTTHPKTQGCPNPGCPAPHIVEDEGQKVCSGCGTVISESNIVSEVTFGETSAGAAVVQGSFVGSDQTHVRSFGPGFQRGGGMESREVTEQAGNRYILQLARSLNIPESASKAAGQVFKLAVGLNFIQGRRTKHVAAVALYIACRRQDGNTAMLIDFADVLMVNVFKLGRTYKALLDELRLGGNVFLMNPIDPGSLIYRFAKQLEFGPATMQVAGEAVRIVQRMNRDWMSTGRRPAGLCGAALILAARMNNFRRTIRELVYVVKVTEVTISQRLSEFGSTESGELTVDQFRSVQLENSHDPPSFTRGREGKKSIRATTRFPETAAEIEGDVVDESDAESTQPPRYDADGFAIPNIPIDPALMDNPRRRGSITRAVNEAVEDAVKERIDPLEGKIRGPRGHLYPAPSADQVASENALEQEIQSMLAKGSDLVESIKGPEPSSTVSDSIDIDEAEFADDPEVVNCLLASDEIELKEQIWVHENKEYLRAQQAKALKRALAEATAGPSRSKPRKRRKGRLGDVAYLEGDGEDGRSSRASTPAEATRRMLEKRGYSKKINYSLLDNLYDQDGPSDTVTKVESLSRTQASSRSPDPAVPFEPLPDLLPFPANKPVISAAHQPTPPPTAPPVAVLNTPPATAPLGPVDDEDAQPPNADPDDIDDEEEEVEEDHVDDAFAGQYQNDDDYGDDYYDAGSDYDYD, translated from the exons ATGTCGGCGTCTCGGTCCGGCAGCATCTCCGTGGCCCCTCGTGGCCCGCGACCGCCTGTTGGCCGCTTGGCAAGCTTGAAGCCTCCAAGCTCAACACCTATCAGACGTCCTCAGCCGATTGGGCGTCCGCAACCAACACGCCCAACCACGCACCCAAAGACCCAGGGCTGTCCGAACCCAGGGTGTCCTGCCCCGCATAtcgttgaggatgaaggtCAGAAGGTTTGCTCCGGGTGCGGTACTGTCATCAGCGAGTCCAACATTGTGTCTGAGGTGACGTTCGGTGAGACTTCGGCTGGTGCTGCAGTGGTGCAAGGTTCCTTCGTTGGATCGGATCAAACCCACGTTCGGAGTTTCGGCCCAGGATTTCAGCGCGGTGGTGGCATGGAAAGTCGAGAGGTCACCGAACAAGCTGGTAACCGATACATTCTGCAGCTTGCGCGCAGTCTCAATATCCCGGAAAGTGCAAGCAAGGCCGCTGGTCAGGTCTTCAAGCTTGCAGTGGGTCTCAACTTCATTCAAGGTCGCCGTACGAAGCACGTTGCTGCTGTGGCTCTCTACATTGCTTGCCGCCGTCAGGATGGCAACACGGCGATGCTCATCGATTTTGCAGATGTCCTGATGGTCAATGTCTTTAAACTGGGTCGCACCTATAAGGCCCTTCTGGACGAACTCCGCTTGGGTGGCAATGTTTTCCTGATGAACCCCATCGACCCGGGGAGTTTGATTTACCGATTTGCCAAGCAACTTGAATTTGGACCAGCAACAATGCAAGTAGCAGGCGAGGCCGTTCGCATTGTCCAGCGTATGAACCGTGATTGGATGTCCACCGGTCGACGGCCCGCTGGTCTTTGTGGTGCAGCCTTGATCCTGGCTGCGCGGATGAATAATTTCCGGCGCACAATTCGCGAGCTCGTTTACGTTGTCAAGGTCACCGAAGTCACAATCAGCCAACGTCTGTCAGAGTTCGGCTCGACTGAAAGTGGTGAACTAACGGTGGATCAATTCCGCTCCGTCCAACTGGAGAACTCACATGATCCCCCCTCATTCACACGTGGTCGAGAAGGCAAGAAGTCAATACGAGCCACTACACGATTCCCCGAGACCGCGGCAGAGATCGAAGGTGACGTTGTCGACGAGAGTGATGCAGAGTCAACTCAACCACCACGGTACGACGCTGACGGGTTCGCAATTCCCAACATTCCGATCGATCCAGCCCTGATGGACAACCCTCGGCGACGAGGATCCATCACCAGAGCTGTCAATGAAGCTGTCGAGGATGCGGTGAAGGAAAGAATAGATCCGCTTGAAGGAAAAATCAGGGGGCCCCGAGGTCATCTGTACCCAGCGCCGTCTGCCGATCAGGTTGCATCGGAAAATGCTCTGGAGCAAGAAATTCAAAGCATGCTGGCCAAGGGCTCCGACCTCGTCGAGAGCATCAAGGGCCCGGAACCAAGCAGCACCGTTTCGGATAGTATCGAcattgacgaggccgagTTTGCAGACGATCCGGAAGTTGTCAACTGTCTGCTTGCCAGCGACGAAATTGAGCTGAAAGAGCAGATTTGGGTTCACGAAAACAAAGAGTACCTTCGCGCACAACAGGCAAAGGCCCTGAAGCGGGCCCTCGCGGAAGCCACTGCTGGACCCTCGAGGTCGAAACCTCGAAAACGTCGCAAGGGTCGACTCGGGGACGTCGCCTACCTCGAGGGTGACGGCGAAGATGGCCGCAGTTCCCGCGCCTCGACTCCAGCTGAGGCCACACGGCGAATGCTGGAGAAACGAGGATACAGTAAAAAGATCAACTACTCGCTTCTCGACAACCTGTACGACCAAGATGGACCCAGCGACACGGTCACCAAGGTTGAATCTCTGAGCCGAA CACAAGCATCCAGCCGGAGCCCCGATCCCGCCGTACCATTCGAGCCTCTCCCCGACCTTCTTCCATTCCCAGCCAACAAACCTGTCATCTCCGCAGCCCACCAGCCTACTCCCCCTCCCACAGCACCCCCCGTTGCTGTACTCAATACACCCCCAGCCACCGCACCACTCGGTCCggtggacgatgaagacgcACAGCCTCCCAATGCCGATCCAGACGAcattgatgatgaggaggaagaagttGAGGAGGATCACGTCGACGATGCCTTTGCCGGCCAGTATCAGAACGATGATGATTACGGAGACGACTACTACGATGCCGGCAGTGACTACGACTACGATTAA
- a CDS encoding Crossover junction endonuclease mus81, with protein MSEECANPLLLGWIKEWLEQARERNSKGVTVYKKAYESMKACPLTFEHPSQAQQLNGLGPKLCERLTEKLKTHCQENGLPMPQIPGQGSKRTSDTGVAEQPAKKPRKARPYVPALRSGPYAILLGLATQGESSSQGMTKAQLIELAQPHCDSSFTAPPDPSKYFTAWSSMRTLIQKEFVYEHGRPLRKYALTEEGWEVAKRIQKTLPGASSENATSTGNNSQASTFANASATGNASLLLDEGDRATVDNPVAAFPGIQTDGPREPIVLPPGSFTVELILDNREVRSSKDRDYIANELIKKGVTPQVRALELGDAMWVAKCRDPLHLAQFGEEGDEVMLDWILERKRLDDLVQSIKDGRFKEQKFRLKRSGIKNVIYLVEEFAVAHTEAPSGNAFKYQESTASAMASTQVVDGYFLKKTKQLDDSIRYLARMTRLLAKMYGAYDPSQDGNRVSHTTTATTSHSVALIPTRCLSSTKSYLPLLDELRTKDPSVTYGVTFSTFSALTSKSDVLSLRDIFLKMLMCIRGVTGERALQIQRKWPTPRQLVEAYQALEPRERETLLATELHSVVRRKDFGKALSKKVAEIWGEGR; from the exons ATGAGTGAGGAATGTGCTAATCCTCTCCTTCTGGGTTGGATCAAAGAATGGCTGGAACAGGCCCGAGAGCGCAACAGCAAAGGCGTGACCGT ATACAAAAAAGCGTACGAGTCGATGAAAGCATGCCCTTTGACCTTTGAGCACCCATCACAAGCCCAGCAACTAAATGGCTTGGGTCCCAAGTTATGTGAACGACTGACGGAGAAGTTGAAGACTCACTGTCAAGAAAATGGGCTTCCGATGCCGCAAATCCCCGGGCAAG GGAGTAAGAGAACATCAGATACGGGCGTTGCTGAACAACCGGCCAAGAAGCCGCGAAAGGCACGGCCCTATGTGCCAGCTCTTCGATCAGGTCCATATGCCATTCTGCTGGGTCTGGCAACCCAAGGCGAAAGTAGCAGCCAAGGCATGACCAAAGCCCAGTTGATCGAGCTTGCACAGCCTCATTGTGACAGCTCTTTCACAGCACCCCCAGATCCATCAAAGTATTTTACAGCGTGGAGTTCAATGAGGACCTTGATTCAAAAGGAATTTGTCTACGAACATGGCCGTCCACTTCGGAAGTATGCACTGACTGAAGAGGGCTGGGAGGTCGCCAAGCGCATTCAAAAGACCTTGCCAGGGGCATCGAGTGAAAATGCTACCTCTACGGGCAACAACTCCCAGGCTTCGACATTTGCAAACGCCTCTGCCACGGGCAACGCCtcgcttctccttgatgagGGCGATCGGGCGACAGTGGATAACCCTGTCGCTGCTTTCCCAGGCATTCAGACAGACGGGCCTCGGGAGCCAATCGTACTTCCCCCAGGAAGTTTCACGGTCGAACTCATTCTGGATAACCGAGAAGTACGTAGCTCGAAGGATCGAGACTACATTGCCAACGAACTCATAAAAAAGGGTGTCACCCCCCAGGTGCGGGCATTGGAACTGGGCGATGCTATGTGGGTAGCGAAATGCCGTGATCCTTTGCATCTTGCCCAATTCGGTGAAGAGGGTGATGAGGTCATGCTGGACTGGATTCTCGAAAGAAAGCGTCTTGACGATCTTGTCCAGTCAATCAAAGATGGCCGATTCAAAGAGCAAAAATTTCGTCTGAAACGATCCGGTATCAAGAACGTCATTTATCTGGTCGAAGAATTTGCCGTGGCACACACCGAAGCTCCCTCGGGGAATGCCTTCAAATATCAAGAGTCCACCGCATCAGCCATGGCCTCGACCCAAGTCGTGGACGGGTACTTCCtaaagaaaacaaaacaactCGACGATTCCATCCGATACCTGGCCCGCATGACGCGGCTTTTGGCCAAGATGTACGGAGCATACGATCCGTCTCAGGATGGGAATCGCGTGAGCCACACTACAACGGCCACAACTTCCCACTCGGTTGCCTTGATTCCTACGCGATGTCTCTCTTCTACCAAGTCATACCTCCCTTTACTCGACGAACTGCGGACCAAGGACCCGTCCGTGACGTATGGTGTGACCTTTTCAACCTTCTCGGCGCTGACCTCCAAGTCAGACGTATTGTCTCTTCGAGATATTTTCCTCAAGATGCTCATGTGCATCCGTGGTGTCACAGGCGAGAGGGCGCTGCAGATCCAGCGTAAATGGCCCACTCCCCGGCAGCTTGTGGAAGCATATCAGGCGCTGGAACCCAGGGAACGAGAGACTCTTTTGGCGACTGAGCTACATTCTGTCGTGAGAAGAAAGGACTTTGGTAAAGCGCTCAGCAAAAAGGTTGCCGAAATCTGGGGGGAAGGAAGGTGA